GCAGGAGTAACTGGACTTCCTTGTGTCTCAATTTTTGCATCTTTACCTGCGATATGAGAGGCTGAGGAAATCAAGATCttatacataaaatatataaagcaTCCAAAGCTTATAATTGAATGATGCATAGTCCACTCAGCATAATCACGAAAATTATCAGATTCTTAGGAAATTATGAATCTGCAAGTGATTAATTCAAAGGTTAGCGTAACATCATactaactttatttttttgatcaACTACGAGGATTTATTTAACTTAGTCTATAATTCAGAAGAGGTTGGCTGTTCATGGAATTCATAATACTTATGCTGTAACATCTCTAAGATGGACATAACATTAATGTGGATGTAAATGGTTAACTCCATACACACAAAAAAAGGGGTTTAATCAAGAAGAGAGGTATAGATCATTGGGCAACACCATATGTtatgaaaggaaaatattagGTAGTGGAGTAATACCAGTGGTAGGTGTGCCCTCACggcttcttttccttttggtttgatttgcCTGAACATATTAGgatataaaagaaatcaagatTTTGAATTGCAATTCTTAACCACCAAGCAATTAATGATAAAGCTAAAAGATGTTAGATGAACCAATAAATGTTCTCGAGCTACGGAACCTTACCCCAGCAGTAGTTCCATCACTTCCATCACTGGAACCTTCAGTTTCCATACTGTTAACATGACAGAAAGAATTTACAAGTTAGGTGAGCCATGAGATAATGTGACAGTCAGAAAAAATGGggacattttaaaaaaaatatatatttatagaagatgataattagATAAATTTGGTTAACCTCTCTGATTGTCCGTGCTCACTGGGCCCATCAGCACTCTCAGTATTAACATTGCCGATAGACATTGCCAGGCCGTCGAAACCTTTCAGTTTCTTCATTAAACCTTGACTACTGTTTCCAGACACCTTTGAAGGTGTTTCAATGCTCAAAGGAGTTACAGCAGGCTGCAAAGAAcaccaattaattttttattaatattttttcttagaGAGCTAGTATATTCTATCACCtccatttaaaacttttttcatagtattaacaaatttaaattatccaATTCGTACAACTGAATCAAATTCCAGAATGAAGATTTCACTTACAGCAGGTGATGAGGGAACACCAGGGCCATGTGAATGTGGTCCCTACGTTTAATATTATCATCGTATAATTAGTCCGGAAATGCTCGacaattagaaaaaagaaaaagaaaaagtgtttCATCTTCACAATACAAAATTGCACGCTTACCATAGAAACTGCAGGATGTGCATAAACACCTCCATGAGAATAGATTGCTGCATAGGGAGTGCCATATGGAGGAATCATCTGGAAAAATGGATTAGCAAGAAACTTTCAGTCAAACACAGTCCTTTCCCTGAGGTATAACTTGATGGAAAACACATCATCATTGAAACTGTTTAATAGTCAAGAACTACCTGTGGTGGGCCCCACATATAAGGGTGAGGAGCATGACCTGAAGCCACAGCAGAATTGTAGTATGGTGGAACTGCAACTCTAGGACCATAATATGCCTGAAAAGGTAGCAACTCCCTTCAATTAGCCATAACAATCTAGTCACCATAACTTATGAAACAACATGTTTTAATGACTGTTTGAAACAATTTGATATCAGGATCGGAGCAGACTAAGCGAACCTGCATGGCTGCCCAATCAGGAAAAACATGAATACTGGCCGAATTTGACCCATTGTTCTGATCCTGTCAATGTACAGAGAGGAACTAGTTCagcttaaataattaaattattggcCAAAAGGTAAATCTTGTAGCTTTCACAGACAACTCAGAACAGGTAAACCTCACACTCTTTCAaggaaataatcactaatcaCCATACCTGCGTTGGTGAAGATGGTTTTTCAGACTTCACAGCCTTGGCCTCTTCACTAGTGCCCATGTTACAGATACTGCTCAAACTGGATATCTTGATTGACGGTTAATATGACAGATCCTTGAACCGGTTATGACCAACTTGGCTGCATAGATTAGCTATGCAAGCATTAGAGCAGGACGGGagaacataaaaaatgaagcatGTAGTTTAGAAAGTACTGAGCCTAATGACATACATCAATAAAAACATACTGTGCagttatcatttttaatttaatcttctaAAACTCTAACATGTAGGAGTGTTTTCGGACATTAAAAGATTTCTAACTCAACTGGGctttctttatttctaaaaGCTCGTGTCTGGATCACAAACGGGTCACATGCCTTACATTATCCAAATTACATCTTGAAGTCacttaattaaaatacaacTGACAGTACCAAACTGTCTacttttttcttgtatttttaataCCACAGAACAGGACTTAGCTATCCTTCAAAGCAACCACAAATGCTTTAGTCTGTAAAGGGGCTTTAGAAAAAAACTTGATTCCAATTATTTCTCATAATCATTACTATTGCAGtcaattttatcatttcatCAGCGGCCACAGACCAGATAAAGTACTCTTCATTTAAACCATTTATAGCTTGTGTGGCAAAATAATATGCCTATATGTTAGCATCAGCTGGTCAAAATTAATTGTTAGTGCTCATTGCCGAAAAGTTTTTCGACAAAtaacaaaaaactaaaacgtttaaaaaggaaaacaacaaTAAAGTTGCAAAAATACACATCAGCAGTAAAGGGGAAAAAACCCAAGTCTGTAAACACAAAAGTGCGCATACAGAGAAGGGTAAAGGGCCTCTTAggaaaaacaaattcataagGGGGCATATATGGGATTTCGTACAAAGAAGGGCTAGTTGATTATCTCCAATTCGGACTGAAGGGTAAATTCTGGGatgaaaaatgacaaaattaccCCAGAAAATTAATACAACGAGACAGAGATGAGAGAGAAGGGGGCTAGAAGCTCAATTCTCCATGTAAATTGCCTGAAACTTTTGCAGTTCTTCTCGAATGAATTTACGTTTTCGAATTCTCTTCTGGCATCTAATTTTGGTTCATCCATCATCAAAAAAATGCAGAAACGAATGAAAAGATCAGGAAAGACCGAGAACATAGTCCGAACTGAACCAAATGATCAAGAAAATACAGAGGGATTAAGCAATGGAGGTCCTGACGAAGAGTAAGAACAAAGATCCAGCTGAAACAAGCTTCTATCCTCGGGATTTCGTTTAGAGATGGAAGGAAAGAGTAGTTTAAATTCCCAACGCCTActaacagaaaataaaaaagttgcaACACTCGTATCCTTAAAGTTCGTTTCCCGTAATTTCCTATCAGCAACAAACTAGAATACTTCAACAATCAAATTCAGACTTCaaaaatccataattaaaCCTCACGGTTCTCCATTCCCTAGACGAACAAACAGAgcaaatacttcaaaaaaaagtGCAGTAAATGCACAAGAATTCAATTCTCCTCCTCAAATTTGTTCAAAGAAAAGGCAGATTTCACATAGCTTCAGTTCTATGAAACattaaacaagaaacaaaaagaaaatcataaacaggaagaagagagaaaaaaaaaaaNaaaaaaaaaaaaaaaaaaaaaaaaaaaaaaaaaaaaaaaaaaaaaaaaaaagacgaaCGAGAATATTCCATACAGCTCGAGCTTCTTCAACTAACTTCGATGGCGAAAACCGCAGCTTCAATCCTCTGCATTAACTTTTGGACAAAAAGTTCTTCGCAACGGGAAGGACGTTTCTtcggagagagagagagagagagagggagagaaagagagaatgaaagtgGTGAAGAAAGAGGAGGGAGAGGGGAGGCGgggaaatgagaatgagaaagGGAGCGCCAAGGCACCATCCACGTCATCAAACACGTGTCCGATAAATGGAAAATGTATACGTATACCGTAAATACGGGGGTGGTGGGCTATGGTGGTTGTTGAGCTGGCCCCTCGAGATTCGTGCACcccccatttcttttttattttttttattctgaCATCACCTCCTCCGTAAACGTGTCCACATAAGATTCGATCTATTCCTCTAATTGGGTCATGGGCCCAGCCCGGCCCAATTCCGCTGACGTGGTCGCTAAagatagtttaattaattacgatTAAAATAACTAATCCACGTTTGTATGCCAGCAAAGACCCTTGGAGTTGGCCATCGGCCACTAATCCGACGGTCTAAATCGGGTGTTTCtttgaagaaaaggagatATTTTGTCGTGacttaatttttcattatttaattattatagcATTGAACACgtggtttgattttattgGCAATGTACAGCAATGCGCACACCTGGAAAATCCCTCCCTTTTTTGGCtgaaaagtattttaaaagtttccaCTAAATAGACTCATGGGATAGTAAGATCGGTTTAGATTTacttctaatttaaatatttttttaaaaatactttagttttattataaaaaagaaaagtttttaTACCTTATTCTATacttaaaatgttttattataattaactaCTCTTTACCACCGCGAGACGAAGTCGTCGATAATGGTTCTTAGACGAGCTACCAAAGTTGCTTGCCTCATTGATTGTTGGAGTGGAAATAGTGGGCGGGGCGATTTTCGATTGCATGTAAGgacattttggtcatttcacccttttaattttttaaattaattttaagtaattatttcaaaaaggCCCATTTATAAGTCATTTAAATTGGTTGACATTTACTAATATccataaattgaaatatattaaaataaataatattggaGGGCAAAAGAGTATATTTGGCGCACTTTAgttttgaataatatttagtaatttttttNaaaaaaaaaaaaaaaaaaaaaaaaaaaaaaaaaaaaaaaaaaaaaaacttatgctaataatttatatttgggTAACCTACTTTTAAAGGCTTACAAAAGGAAACTTCCAATACCTGGTCAATTCACATTTAGTCGACATCTTTAAAAggcatatttatatttatccaaaaaaaaacaatatttttaattataatgaaaaaataaaataaataattggcagacaatagaattaattaatatcgGGTAAACGTCTTGTCATGAATTTTAGccataataataaacaatttgtttttgaaataaaattagtagGGAATCAttgtaataaatgaaaagttaaGGGGGCAAATgtggaagaaaattgaaggggTAGAAGagatatttaaagaaaagaacaagggtataaaagtaattatgaTTCGAGAGGAATAGGGTGAGGACCTCTCAATCCGACGCGGATAGCAGCACTCCCTGTCTGGCGCACTCTGTCGAGTATTTGGAAAATCTCAAAATCCTGACCGTCCACTCACCATCTCTGTATCCTATACGCTTTCCAAGTCACCCCACGTATACAACCGGTCCCACACATGtactattattaaattaaagattaatttctttttaatttttaatcttgtagtaataagttttaaatttaaaaacattaaataaggttttgaaattttaatttatattttctgaCGTATTTAAtgcttttaaataaataaaattgaattttataacaaaatattaaattagagagaattatagtaaaaaaaaattaaaaaattaaaaaggggGCCAGGGCCATTTGCGTGAATATAATTGGAtagagaagatgaagaggatCGGAGGGTGAGGAAAGTGCCACGAGAAATATGATGCGGAGGAGAGGATCACCGCCACCGAAGCAGTGTCAGGAAAAGGGAACTGAACACGTACTTAGGGGGGGTGGTCCCCACGGGAGTTGTACGTGGTCCTAGGGATGACGTGTCCACAGCACAACCACATGGGGCCTACAGTTTGGGTAGCCAGCTCACCGTCACGCTTCTCaaacttttctttaaaaaaaaataaaaaaataaaaaatcccaCCTACAGCCCCTCCGACTGCCACGTGTAATACGTTGCACATTGCCCATTATTGCGCTTTGGCCCTCCTGTTTAATTTGTGTTCCGGATTCCTCCCCCCGGCCCTCAACCTCAAGATAGAAAACTCCAGAATCTAacagtatttttaaaaaattattaattataataaataaataaatttaattccgGGTTTATAACCTATAATTGTCAAAATGagtcaataaattattattattataaattaatataaaaatgttattttcaaattccctAAAAGAGTTCTTAGGTAGGAATGACCTATAGTCGTAGGCTTTTTTGAATTAGGCTGATGACTATGGTGAACAGTTGCGTCAATTGTTCGCATGCCGTAATAATGGAAAATATCGTGCCCCAAAGTggcaatttttttgtttacaattTGCAATTTTATCTAAACTTTGGGACTATAATGCAAAGTCTTCATGGGATTTCATAGGGTGGCCCAACATTATTGTCTCCTCTTATCACCAGTTTTAATTATCTagataaacattttttttttaataatttcaaagtttaggggtgaaaataataaaattttaaagtctCAGGACATAACTTAAATCTAACCAAAGTTTTgatctttatttattgtaattttggtGTTATTGTATAAATGGTAATTATGTTTAACATCgacctaatttaattagttagaatatgtgttaaaaagaattgaaatgattATATCGTTGAATAAGTTTGTCAATAATGTAGCATAGGTTAAAATAATCTAACACACATGACTCTGTACATTTTACAATAAAGTAAGAATACCCAATATAGAGTAGTTGAACCATTATTTaaaagttgcatatttaaatatatatatatatatacacatatatatatatatatatatatttttttttttttgcatggatattaaaaacgaaaaatatttttttctccccAATCAATTTAGACTATCTAATTCAAACCATAAAGGTtggatttaattaaaaatttaaccaataaaaaaattatggtttatTTATAAGTTGATATTGTATTGTCTCGTCAATCTGACcaactataaaaataaaattataattcaattttaccCTAATTATAAGAGGGTtaccttaaaaatattttggagatcctataacttttttaaataattttatttaaattataaattataaattctatTTAAATGGTTGGATAtgagaaattataataaatgaacttaaaatatgtatttaataGGATTAGTTGTCACTTATCGGTTATATCATTATCTGGACTTACGTGGCATTGTCGGCTTGTGAAGgcgtggaaaaagaaaaattatgaaagaaaccaaaaaaatcaaagaccGTTGATTGGATAGGATAAGATCGACGGCTGATCGTGCTTCACGGTGGTCATAGAAACCGACATGTGAAAGAGGGAGTGGATCTTACGTGGCAGCAACCTCTTTATTctgaatatatttatttataccttttcccttttttaaataatttaaacggTGAGGCGAATGAGACGAAGCATCTTAGCGACAGTGTGACGTGTCTCACAGGCCTTCGGGTCACCTCATGTGGGGCCCAAGTTGACGTGGACTCGAAGAAAAAATGCTTGAGATCGGATTCATTTACACTTTTCATTcgcattaattttttattttaaattattattttacgtTTCTTCCCGTCCTTCCCGATAATACCCCTGATATTAGGTAGAAAATGACGAATGTAACCCCCACCTGCCGCTCTTGATTGAATCGGGACAATTGACCGGTTGTTCCAGTTCA
This portion of the Cucurbita pepo subsp. pepo cultivar mu-cu-16 chromosome LG08, ASM280686v2, whole genome shotgun sequence genome encodes:
- the LOC111800763 gene encoding G-box-binding factor 3; its protein translation is MGTSEEAKAVKSEKPSSPTQDQNNGSNSASIHVFPDWAAMQAYYGPRVAVPPYYNSAVASGHAPHPYMWGPPQMIPPYGTPYAAIYSHGGVYAHPAVSMGPHSHGPGVPSSPAPAVTPLSIETPSKVSGNSSQGLMKKLKGFDGLAMSIGNVNTESADGPSEHGQSESMETEGSSDGSDGTTAGANQTKRKRSREGTPTTGKDAKIETQGSPVTPAEMNESSSKLLGITKAADATGKLGSVISPGMSTALELRNPSSMNTISGPTSVPPCSVLPSEVWLQNEKELKRERRKQSNRESARRSRLRKQAETEELAHKVDSLTAENVAIRSEISRLSENSEKLKQENATLMEKLKSAQSGRTEALDMNEKRTQHLVSTDIKGPVNKSINEESNICKKKSSSGAKLRQLLDTNPRADCVAAS